A single Neospora caninum Liverpool complete genome, chromosome VIIb DNA region contains:
- a CDS encoding putative ubiquitin-conjugating enzyme e2 has protein sequence MSTVARRRIVQDISRVTRDPPHGVRASPFADSMMHCHAIIHGPEDTIWECGTFHLIITFTEEYPAFPPKVRFLSRLFHPNVYADGRICIDILQNQWSAMYDIAAVLTSIQSLLSDPNPHSPANPQAAKIFVENREEYDRLVLQCVEDSWSVPALPPGILNGDR, from the exons ATGTCGACAGTTGCA AGGCGTCGCATCGTCCAAGACATTTCGCGCGTGACGCGCGACCCTCCACATGGCGTGCGGGCCTCGCCGTTTGCAGATAGCATGATGCATTGTCACGCCATCATCCACGG ACCGGAAGACACGATATGGGAATGTGGCACTTTCCACTTGATCATCACCTTCACGGAGGAGTACCCAGCCTTTCCGCCTAaagtgcgttttctctcgcgcctgttCCACCCGAATGTCTACGCGGACGGCCGCATCTGCATCGATATTCTGCAAAACCAGTGGAGCGCCATGTACGACATCGCCGCCGTCCTCACGAGCATTCAGAGTCTCTTGAGTGACCCGAATCCGCACTCACCTGCGAATCCACAAGCCGCAAAAATATTTGTCGAAAACCGCGAGGAGTACGATCGTCTTGTCCTG CAATGCGTGGAGGATAGCTGGTCGGTGCCGGCGCTTCCTCCAGGCATTTTGAACGGCGATCGCTGA
- a CDS encoding putative Na+/H+ exchanger: MLLLALCLLCCFTLGYFIHMNVIPHLPDSAAAMLTGVLFGLLARLFGPSPSENSFLHFDPQFFYFVLLPPIVLEAGFCLNKAAFLYNLGAILLLSILGTLLSTVVVAQITFSTAHISGLEGPAHEIRGFSWAFAALISATDTVATLSIIGSPKFRLGKKGVDLYSILMGESVLNDAVSIALTRSVLKLFFTADAAVAQMASGIDVIADFVSVVVGSLVAGLGLGGLCCFCFRHSQLKKLPEYELAITLLTAYMAFGVSEWLGFSGVVALFFCGVMLGHFNVHNLSKKSRYSIDTVFKTIALISEKIVFAYLGVVAAVGVGERTFNIFFVLIALGACAVSRVACVFPLCFISNKFRREEEKIDCGQQVLIWLAGLRGAVAFALAMTIPCSHDMWRAVCRHNKDLVVTTTLVLVAITTLGIGSILEYSAVKLGAVQPRQEGVDGSAALLMHAQPGGEGRFRSLASNGEKGRRRQSSPGETQPASLACLSSSSIATLDSASAQAACPTAGDGAREEGERERRDGGRDRSGEGRGAENEGNEYFAVQWHTQHWEGERGLPGPERRSRGSEEDFCREDFDERGRPVSACVRFLYRLDREYLQRWLGSGEEESSLSEEDFSAPPFSRAPAGTRGAACCPSRDAGLADPNVLHAKRAPPSRSSQARH; the protein is encoded by the exons atgcttcttctcgcgctctgtctcctctgctgcTTCACTCTCGGATACTTCATCCACATGAATGTCATTCCTCACCTCCCCGACTCTGCCGCTGCCATGCTCACGGGCGTCTTGTTTGGGCTCCTCGCCAGGCTCTTCGGCCCGTCTCCGTCAGAGAACTCGTTCCTTCACTTCGACCCTCAGTTCTTCTatttcgttcttcttccccccaTCGTCCTGGAAGCAGGCTTCTGCCTCAACAAAGCAGCCTTCCTGTACAACCTAGGAGCCATCCTCCTGCTCTCGATTCTCG gCACGCTGCTGTCCACTGTTGTCGTCGCGCAAATCACTTTTTCGACGGCGCACATTTCCGGCCTGGAAGGCCCAGCACACGAGATTCGCGGGTTTTCGTGGGCTTTTGCCGCGCTCATCAGCGCGACTGACACTGTCGCGACACTGAGCATCATCGGCAGTCCCAAGTTCCGCCTGGGGAAAAAGGGAGTGGACTTGTACAGCATCTTAATGGGGGAAAGTGTGCTGAATGATGCCGTCTCGATCGCCCTCACCAGAAGCGTCTTGAAACTCTTCTTCACTGCCGACGCCGCTGTCGCCCAGATGGCCTCTGGCATCGAT GTGATTGCGGATTTTGTGTCCGTCGTCGTCGGAAGTCTCGTGGCCGGCCTAGGTCTGGGCGGTCTCTGCTGTTTCTGCTTCCGCCACTCGCAACTCAAAAA GCTTCCGGAATACGAACTGGCGATCACACTGCTGACAGCCTACATGGCGTTCGGCGTGTCAGAATGGTTAGGCTTCTCcggcgtcgtcgctctctttttctgcggagTCATGCTCGGACACTTCAACGT CCACAACCTCTCTAAGAAATCGAGGTATTCAATCGACACGGTCTTCAAGACGATTGCGTTGATCAGCGAAAAAATCGTCTTTGCTTATCTCGGCGTCGTCGCGGCTGTAGGAGTTG GCGAACGAACCTTCAACATCTTTTTCGTCCTCATTGCgctcggcgcatgcgccgtcagccgcgtcgcctgtgtcttccctctctgcttcatCAGCAACAA GTTCAGgcgcgaggaggagaagatCGACTGCGGTCAGCAAGTCCTCATATGGCTGGCCGGCCTTCGAGGCGCAGTTGCCTTCGCGCTCGCCATGACCATTCCGTGCAGCCACGACATGTGGCGAGCTGTCTGCAGGCACAACAAG GATTTGGTGGTCACGACAACGCTGGTCTTGGTGGCGATTACGACTCTGGGGATCGGCTCAATTCTCGAGTACTCCGCAGTGAAGCTTGGCGCTGTGCAGCCGCGCCAAGAGGGAGTCGACGGCAGCGCCGCCCTGCTGATGCATGCGCAACCGGGCGGAGAGGGGCGATTTCGCTCGCTCGCTAgcaacggcgagaagggccGACGTAGACAGAGCAGtcctggagagacacaacccgcctcgctggcctgtctctcctcgtccagCATCGCCACTCTCGACTCTGCCTCTGCGCAAGCAGCGTGTCCAACTGCCGGGGACggagcaagagaagagggagaacgagaaaggagagatggaggaagagacagaagtggggaaggacgaggcgcagagaaTGAGGGAAACGAGTACTTCGCAGTGCAGTGGCACACGCAGCActgggaaggagagagaggtttGCCGggaccagagagaaggagccgcgggagcgaagaggaTTTTTGCAGAG AGGATTTTGACGAGCGCGGTCGGCCAGTGAGCGCATGCGTTCGATTTCTTTATCGCCTGGATCGCGAGTATCTCCAG CGATGGCTgggcagcggcgaagaagagagcagccTCTCCGAAGAGGATTTCTCAGCGCCACCGTTCTCGCGCGCTCCCGCAGGCACGCGTGGCGCCGCTTGCTGTccgagcagagacgccgggCTGGCGGACCCCAACGTCCTccacgcgaaacgcgcgccgccttcgcgcagTTCCCAAGCCAGGCACTGA